The following is a genomic window from Amycolatopsis acidiphila.
GTGTCGGCCTCCGGGCCCACCACGACCTGGACCACCGAGCCCATCTTCATCACCCCGTGCGCACCGGCCTTCTTCAGCGCCGCCTCGTCCACGACGGAGCCGTCCTGCAGCTCGCACCGCAGCCGCGTGATGCAGCCTTCGATGTCGATGATGTTCCCGGCGCCTCCGAGCGCCGCGAGAATCTTTTCCGGCCTGTCGTCGGCCACGGCGGCCTCCTTCTCCTCTGGTCTGAACACGTTCCCGTAACGGCGGTTGACACCCCAACGGTAGGCGGAGCATTCTGCCCCATCAAGAAATGGTCTAGACCGGAACGTACCAATCTTCGGTGCCAGGTGCGAGCCCTGGACCGAAGCCGAGACAAAACGGAGGTGGCGACATGGCGGCACCCGACGTCGCCGCCGACCGGGTGGTGGACGGCCCCACGCCGAAACACGCCCAGCTGCGGGAGATCCTGCGCCGCACCATCGAGCAGGAGCTCCCGCCCGGCTCGCCCATCCCGTCGGAGCGTGAGCTCGCCGAGCGGTACACCGTCTCGCGGCTCACCGTCCGCTCGGCCATCGGGAAGCTGGTCGAGGAAGGCCTGCTGACCAGGGCACGGGGCAAGGGCACCTTCACCGCGGCGCGGCGGATGGAGCTGCAGCTCTACCTCATGTCGTTCACCGGCGACATGCGCCGGCGCGGGCTCGTGCCCACCACCGAGGTGCTCGAACGGGCGGTGGAGGTCCCGCCACCGCCCACCGCGAGCGCGCTCGGCCTCGCCGGCGGCCGGCCCGCCTACCGGCTCCAGCGCCTGCGCCGGGCCGACGGCGTCCCGCTCGCGCTCGAGCGGGGCTGGTACCACCCCGGGCCGGTGCCCGGGCTGCTCGAGCTGGACCTCACCCAGTCGCTCTACGAGCAGATCGCACGTCAGTACGACCTCCGCTTCGACCACGCCCGGCAGACCGTCTGGGCCGAAGCGGCGGACCGGGAGACCGCGCGGCTGCTGGGCATCCGCGCGGGCGCCCCGCTCCTGGTCTTCCGCCGGATCTCCACCACCAGGGGAGAACCGGTCGAGGACATCACCTCGTGGTACCGGGGCGACCGGTACCAGGTGAGCATGCAACTGGACCCGACACTCCCCGCCGAACACGGAGGTATCCCGTGAGCACCACCACCGCCGAAGGATCGACGAGAGGCAAGGGCAGGGGGGTCGCCGGGCTGCAGCGCTTCGGCCGCAGCCTGATGCTGCCCATCGCGACCCTGCCGGCCGCCGGCCTGCTCAACAGGCTCGGCCAGGACGACATGCTCGGCCGCTGGGACGCGACGAAGAAGGTCG
Proteins encoded in this region:
- a CDS encoding glucose PTS transporter subunit EIIB, with product MADDRPEKILAALGGAGNIIDIEGCITRLRCELQDGSVVDEAALKKAGAHGVMKMGSVVQVVVGPEADTIAEDIQDLL
- a CDS encoding GntR family transcriptional regulator, which codes for MAAPDVAADRVVDGPTPKHAQLREILRRTIEQELPPGSPIPSERELAERYTVSRLTVRSAIGKLVEEGLLTRARGKGTFTAARRMELQLYLMSFTGDMRRRGLVPTTEVLERAVEVPPPPTASALGLAGGRPAYRLQRLRRADGVPLALERGWYHPGPVPGLLELDLTQSLYEQIARQYDLRFDHARQTVWAEAADRETARLLGIRAGAPLLVFRRISTTRGEPVEDITSWYRGDRYQVSMQLDPTLPAEHGGIP